In a single window of the Diachasmimorpha longicaudata isolate KC_UGA_2023 chromosome 16, iyDiaLong2, whole genome shotgun sequence genome:
- the LOC135169949 gene encoding optic atrophy 3 protein homolog, with product MKDHFPLSKLVVLLCRQLAKPLSLRIVNFARGHRYFRYYGLVVPGKIYHRLELNTKRYLPNDKSKEIEGRMEIGESEAIEIGAQLVLEGLVFTILAGFLILENNRSSKRNELMESERTRELNKLEERKAEVVDIFSRQAKLIHELRGKVDDYSLQSRSSASVTSDV from the exons ATGAAGGATCACTTTCCACTGTCAAAACTTGTTGTTTTGCTATGCAGACAACTTGCAAAACCACTGTCACTGAGAATCGTTAATTTTGCCAGGGGACATCGATACTTCCGATATTACGGATTAGTTGTACCAggcaaaatttatcatcgCCTTGAGCTGAATACTAAACGTTATCTTCCCAATGACAAGTCAAAGGAGATCGAGGGGAGGATGGAAATTGGGGAGTCTGAGGCTATTGAGATTGGTGCACAGCTTGTCCTTGAG GGACTGGTATTCACAATATTAGCTGGTTTTCTCATACTCGAGAACAATCGCTCGTCAAAACGAAATGAATTGATGGAGTCTGAACGTACACGTGAGCTCAACAAACTGGAAGAACGTAAAGCCGAAGTAGTGGATATATTTTCACGTCAGGCTAAGCTAATTCATGAACTTCGTGGGAAAGTTGACGATTACTCATTGCAAAGTCGGTCGTCGGCCTCTGTCACGTCAGACGTCTAG